A window from Culex pipiens pallens isolate TS chromosome 3, TS_CPP_V2, whole genome shotgun sequence encodes these proteins:
- the LOC120430879 gene encoding uncharacterized protein LOC120430879 — translation MKCLLLVVGLVGLAVSVSANFCFVCSTQTDPSCLIPEGAQLMRDCNVIANNNTCYTRIVDRHVVRGCSSSLSREDFVNCNSETECELCHDVANQGRCNGAVFPEHRLHCHQCSGSINSTCGQEIVTAAQLCRFYDADDQCFVSVVGDLVERGCLSESDFCRVGQTCHTCDGHGCNFKHYEDGAMSVVISLKTLLMALLAAMAYGSFRQ, via the exons ACTTTTGCTTCGTCTGCTCCACCCAAACCGACCCCAGCTGCTTGATCCCCGAGGGTGCCCAGCTGATGCGGGACTGCAATGTGATCGCCAACAACAACACCTGCTACACTCGAATTGTTG ATCGTCACGTGGTCCGCGGATGTTCGTCATCGCTGAGCCGCGAAGACTTTGTAAACTGCAACAGCGAAACCGAGTGCGAGCTGTGCCATGACGTGGCGAATCAGGGCCGGTGCAACGGAGCG gtATTTCCGGAGCACAGACTTCACTGCCACCAGTGCAGCGGTTCGATCAACTCGACCTGCGGCCAGGAGATTGTGACCGCGGCCCAGCTGTGCCGGTTCTACGACGCGGACGATCAGTGCTTTGTGAGCGTCGTCGGTGACCTGGTCGAGCGCGGCTGCCTCTCGGAGAGTGACTTTTGCCGGGTGGGCCAAACGTGCCACACCTGCGATGGGCATGGCTGTAACTTCAAGCACTACGAGGACGGCGCCATGAGCGTGGTCATCTCGCTGAAGACCctgctgatggcgctgctggcCGCTATGGCGTACGGTAGCTTCAGACAGTGA
- the LOC120432024 gene encoding uncharacterized protein LOC120432024 isoform X2, which produces MAEPLLQQQQMFVMEAFATVRSYLITGHGSLINEMKNSKQINPESPVDKRYRRTD; this is translated from the exons ATGGCGGAACCCctcctgcagcagcagcagatgttTGTCATG gAGGCATTTGCAACGGTGCGGAGCTATTTGATTACGGGACACGGAAGCTTGATCAACGAAATGAAGAATTCAAAA CAAATCAATCCGGAGTCTCCAGTCGACAAAAGGTACCGGCGGACAGACTGA
- the LOC120432024 gene encoding uncharacterized protein LOC120432024 isoform X1 codes for MVERVEQAVKFFHSRCVFDPVLFGRSFKSFNRNEIACACEKPNSRRQICRVTDPGGRRRLVSATFGSSIVNESEELRDVNIRRFMKFGDGGTPPAAAADVCHGGICNGAELFDYGTRKLDQRNEEFKTNQSGVSSRQKVPADRLNTPRHHPPEGEQEPVSIEGFKRNRKRKKTSWKDSFWRFAKS; via the exons ATGGTTGAGCGGGTTgagcaagctgtcaaattttttcaCTCGCGATGCGTGTTCGATCCTGTTTTGTTTGGCCGcagtttcaaaagttttaatcgaAATGAAATCGCGTGTGCTTGTGAAAAACCAAACTCCCGGCGTCAAATCTGCCGGGTGACTGATCCGGGAGGGAGAAGAAGATTAGTGTCAGCAACTTTTG GATCCTCAATCGTCAACGAATCAGAAGAGCTCCGGGATGTAAATATCAGGCGTTTCATGAAATTTGGAGATGGCGGAACCCctcctgcagcagcagcagatgttTGTCATG gAGGCATTTGCAACGGTGCGGAGCTATTTGATTACGGGACACGGAAGCTTGATCAACGAAATGAAGAATTCAAAA CAAATCAATCCGGAGTCTCCAGTCGACAAAAGGTACCGGCGGACAGACTGAACACACCACGGCATCACCCACCCGAGGGGGAACAGGAACCGGTCTCGATCGAGGgtttcaaacggaatcgaaaGCGAAAGAAAACGTCGTGGAAGGATTCCTTTTGGCGATTTGCAAAAAGCTGA